DNA from Kryptolebias marmoratus isolate JLee-2015 linkage group LG15, ASM164957v2, whole genome shotgun sequence:
TGTTGAGAATGAGAGTCCAGAGGACAATAAGGTAGAAGAGGAGGAAACACCAGTAAGGAGTGAGGACGGCGAGTCACCTGACATGCCTGAGAGCGACGGAGGTTCTGGAGATTATGGAAGTTCTGGATCCGGGTCCCCAGCAGCTGAAAGTGAGACAGGCTCTGGCGAGTCTTGGACAGACAATTTTCAAGAAGGTATTAACGACTGGCAGGAAAttaataacagtaaaaataaaactaaaaaaattgctttattttgctTGAGCTgtgcttttcttctgtttgtagatGTTGGTGAGACAAAACCCTCAGATGAGGAACTGGAAAAAGACCACCTGTTGAGTACATAAACACAAGGATAGCATCTATATCCACTCCCTATAATTAGCCAGTAAAATGAATCTTACACCACCACCTGCTGGAAAGAACTCGGTCACACAGACATCAAATATAAAATTGTCTTTGCAATTGTCATTTCTATTAAAAGAAATTATATTCCTCAGGT
Protein-coding regions in this window:
- the srgn gene encoding serglycin codes for the protein MKLILLLVVSCLFLQNGKGAPTTAEYKFVTCKPGNGQANCVTQRAEVPWSRDLPTKLPASVGQYLNAKPVENESPEDNKVEEEETPVRSEDGESPDMPESDGGSGDYGSSGSGSPAAESETGSGESWTDNFQEDVGETKPSDEELEKDHLLST